Genomic window (Candidatus Hydrogenedentota bacterium):
GCCAGCACGCTGCAGGTGTCGCCGGTGCAGGACTTCTCGGCCACCCAGACGCCGGTCTTGATCTCCTGGCCGGTCATGAAGGAGTAGCTGGTGCTCAGCACCGCGACCATCTGCGGGAACACCACCGGCGTGCTGACGTCCACGTCGAAGTACGCCAACGGCGATCCGTCCTGCGTGACCCGGAAATGCTGCGCCGTCGGCGGACGGTCCGGCACGCACTGCACGTCGAAGCCGGTGCCGCCCGACGCGGCGTGCGCGAACCAGTCACCCGGCGTGCAGTTGACCGACCGCGTCACGTCCACCGCCAGCGTGCGGGAGCAGCTGTAGTTGCCGACGCCTTGGTAGCGCATGCAGCTGCGGGTCTGCGTGCCCGCGGGCACCGTGGTGGAGGCGGTCGTGCAGCCGCTGTAGTAGGCCGCGAGATCCTCCAGCACCGTCGATGGGCGGCGCATGATGCCTTCGGCGGCTGACACAGAGGGGTCGTTGGCGCTGACGGTAGGGCG
Coding sequences:
- a CDS encoding conjugal transfer protein TraN — encoded protein: MSAAEGIMRRPSTVLEDLAAYYSGCTTASTTVPAGTQTRSCMRYQGVGNYSCSRTLAVDVTRSVNCTPGDWFAHAASGGTGFDVQCVPDRPPTAQHFRVTQDGSPLAYFDVDVSTPVVFPQMVAVLSTSYSFMTGQEIKTGVWVAEKSCTGDTCSVLA